CACACCGGCTGCGGTACCTGGGCTTGGGAAGGCGTGTTCTGGGCGATTCGGGACACCACCGAATTCCAAGTGAACAACACGCAAGTCACCGGCAACTTGAACACCGTTCTGGAAGACAACTTCCAAGGTCTTTCGTACAACGGTGGTGGCGGTCTTTCCAATATCGACGACTACTACAACAACGCCTTAAATCACCGACTTCGTCGCACATCGGATTTCTACAATCTTGAACTGAACATGTTCCAAGATCCGACCATGTTCACTTGCAACACGGGTTGCAACAACTTCTCGGTGGGTGTCCTGGGTGGTGTTCGCTACTTCCGATTCGCTGAATCGCTGTCTTACTCTGCCGACACGGTCGACTATAGCTACACCGGTCAAGTCGACGAAGTCAACTACGATATCGACGTATCGAATAACCTGATTGGTCCGCAGATCGGCCTCATCGGCAACTGGACACACGGCTGCTGGAACGTTCACCTGGGTACCAAGTTCGGTATCTACGGTAACATCGTTACGCAGGATTCCGAACTGTATGGTGCCAACGGATACGCAGTAGTCGACAATGTCGCCAGCCCAAACAATGGTGGAGCATTTGACCTGAACAGCTCACGAAGCCGAGTTACCTTCCTGGGTGAACTCGATCTGGGCGTCGATTACCAAGTGTTCAACTGCCTGACTTTCAAGGGTGGTTACCGAGCCCTTGCCGCGAGCGGCGTTGGCCTGGCAGCCGACCAGATCCCGCAAAACTTTGAAGACTTCGCTGTTGTTAATCATGTACAAGCATCAAGCGACATAATCCTTCATGGTGCTTACTTCGGCGGCGAGTTCGTCTGGTAAGACATTGCATTTACGATCTGTTATGCCAAACAGAAAAAAGCCGTTCCCTTGGGAGCGGCTTTTTTTAATTCTTGCTTTTTGTCTCATGGCTTCTTCGATTGGGGGCGACCAAAGAAGCAGCGAAGACTTTGTGCAGAGACTACGTAGCCGCCTTTTGCAGGCTTTGATTGTACAGCTCGACAAGCGTGACCGATGGGTTGGCCAACTTGAGAACCGGAGCAAACTCTTCGTAGTCGGCGTCGACTTTTTCCAAAGTCTCAGCGACCGTTGGACCACCCTTCATCACTTTTTCGTAGCCCGACTGGAAACGCTCCAACTCTTTCCACGATTCGTCGGCGGTTGCCGGCAATAGTGCAGAGAGTGCAACAGCAACACGTCCCGGCTCTTGTTCCGGAGAGGCCAGGTAATCTTCGAGATCCAGGTGTGATTCAATCAGTTCAGCGAATGCTTCTGGCAAACTCCAGCCGCGAGCAATCACACCGCCTGCTTCTGCGTGGGTCCACCCAAACGTTTCGCGTTCCAGATCTGACATACGAGCTTGGCCTTCGCTACGACCCTCGATCAGCGTGCGGTACTTGTCGCCAAGCTCTTTCGCCAGCAACGGCACAGCCATGTCTTGCAGCAGAGCAGCGGCAAACAAATCTTCGGCATCCTTCAAGCCCAGATGCTTTCCAACAGATCGGGCAAACAGACCGCGGCGCAGAGAATCTTGCCACAGGCTTTTGAGATCAAATGGGCCACTCTTTGGGTTGGGCATCAAGCTGAAGACAGCACTCCAAAGTGCGAAATTCTTGATCGTGCGAATCCCCACAAGCGTAATAGCAAGCTTTACGTTGGAAATCTCTCGCGAGAAACCGAAGTACGACGAGTTTACGAATCGCAATACCTGTCCGGTCAGCCCTGGATCAGCTTCGATGGGTACCGCAAATTCTGCGGGTCCATTTTCGGGGTCTTGAGCGAGTTCTAACAATCGAATAGCGCTTTGCGGTAAAGCAGGCAGTTGGGCTCCGGCCAGCAGATCTTTAAGAGAAGTATTTTGAGTCATCGTGATTCTCATCCCGTCAATTTTGGAAGCGAAAAGTTCCCCCGGTCGCTCGGTTCGAAACGCAGACCGCACGTGAAATAAATAGGTCACGGCACACCTTGAGGCAACTTTCGATTTTCGAAGATTGAGCTTTCACGGAAATCCAGCGGTGTCGCTCACGCATCGCGTTTCCAAAAAGCAACATCGCACACCCATATTGTGAGGCAAGAACGCCACAGGAAAGTAGCAACCAGTCAGCATCCACGTTCTGCAACCGACTTTCACTACAGAGGTTAGGGAAACCCAGTGACAATTCAGGCCGTCATGGCACATTCTCTGCAAAACAGGAGGAGGAACGACTTCTTGCTTTTCAAGTATTTGCAGAAACGAACTTTCCGTGATTCGCTTGCTTCTTTGTGTTTTTCTCGTACTCGGAGCGTTGTGGACAGCGACCTCCATGGTGCTGCCAACGCGTGGCCCGGCTGCTCAGCCGGAAGTCACGGTCATCTGGCGGCGAACCGACCAAGGATGGCTACGAGCCGAGAGTTGGCTCGTAACGAAAGATTATCTCTATCAGGAACCGAAGCCCCCACTTTATCCGATGACGCTCCTCCCGATTATCGTCACGCTGAGTATCGGGGCCCTCGTGCTAGGGCAGCCAAGAGATTGACGCGTTGCTCTTGAACGATCACTCTTCTTCTTCCATCCCTTCGCCGGAATCCGCATTCGATTCGATCTCAGCACGAAGCTCGTCGATCTTCATCGCTAGCCGGGTCAAATCCGGAATATTGTCGACGTTCATCTTCTTGAAGACGTTATGGCGACGTGCCTCGACAGTTCTTAGGCTTACATCCAGCCGATTGGCGATTACTTTGTTCGCCTTGCCGACCATCATGAGTTTCATAACTTCGCGTTCGCCGGCGTTCAGCTTCTCGTAGTTTTCTTTGGCTTCGGCCGACTCTTTGGATTCCTGCCTCCAACGGGCATCCAAGGCGATCGCTTCATTAACCGAATCGACGATTTCCTGCTGCTGGCAAGGCTTTTCCAGAAAGGTGATCGCACCGTTACGCATCGCTTTCACCGCGATCTGCATATTCGCATGCGCCGAGATAAGGATGACTGGAATGCGTTCCCCCATTTCAACCAATTGCTCTTGCAGTTCTAAACCACTAAGCCCCAACATTCGCATATCGGTTACGACGCAACCGGGACGGTTGGCATCGAATGATTGCAAATATTGTTCAGCGGATGCAAACGTTTCGACTTGAAGGCCGAGGGAACGAATGAGCATCCCAATCGATTCACGTGCCGCAGGGTCGTCGTCAATGACAAACACGGTCGGATTCGTCGGCATAGCCAGTTACCTGTTGGAGGGAAGTTGGAAGCGTAAAGAAAAAGCTTGTACCGCGTGAAGTGCCAGATTCAACCCAAATCTTGCCCCCATGCGACTCGATAATCGTGCGACTGATAGATAGGCCCATCCCCATTCCTTTTTCCTTGGTGGACTGAAACGCCTCGAACACGTCGAAGGCCGGAGGAAGCCCTACACCGTAGTCACGCACCGAAATCTGAACCATCGGGTCTTGCTTGGTTTCCACAAGTTTCGACTTAATTTCGATGATACGTTCGGCATTGTTGTCATCAATCGCATCAATCGCATTGGTGATCAAATTGATCAAGACCTGTTCTATTTGAATTCTATCCACAAATACACGGGGCGTCGAAGAATCTATCTCAAGAGAAATCTCGATCGCCTGCTCTTCCAAAAGCGGTGTCAGGAGAGCAATCGAGTCGCCCAGCAAATCTTTGATCTCAGCGGATTCCGCTTTGGGAGCAGTACGACTAACGAAATTCCGAAGTCGGCGAATAATCTCGGCGGCACGCCGGGCTTGCTGGCCAATTCTTGAAACGCACTGCTGCAAACTCGGCTTATCAATCCCCTCAGGCAACTTGAGGAGGTTTTCACAAGTCCCAGCGTAGTTCGAGATTGCGTAAAGCGGTTGATTTACCTCGTGAGCAAGCCCCGCGACCAATTCTCCCATGGCCGTCAATCGCAGAAAGTGGGCGAGCTCTGCGTTATGCCGCCGGATTTCTTCCTCGGCATTGACCTTCTCGGTGATGTCGTGAACAACTCCAACCACATGTGAGTTCTGGCTATCGGACACGTGGACAGGAGAAATAGAGATCTCAACCCAGCGAAATTCCTCGTTTTCAGCCTGGATCCTTATTGTGTCGCGTGCCGGTTGTCTGGAATGAATCCCTGCGACTATCAAACGCAATCGGGCATCGTAACGCGAATCACAGCGAATGACTTTCAGTCCGATTTGGCCGACTAATTCGCGATCGCAACCGACAATCTCAAGAAATGCCTGGTTGCAGTCGACAACCTTGATCTCGCCGAGAGAGAGTTGAACGATAAAGATTCCATCCCCCGCCGAAGCAATCGCTCGGTCGCGAATACGCATTTCTGTTTCGGCTGCTTTGCGTAGGGTAATGTCTTGAAACACATATTGCGTCGCATTTTGACCGTAATAATCCACCGAGGTGGTCATCAATTCAACGTCTAAAAGCGTCCCGTCAACCCGACGCAAAACGTACTCATTTAGTTGGCTTGGTGAACGTCTATCAGCATTCCCTTCATCGCCTCTGCCCAAGACTCCGTTATCTGGGATGTCAAATGCTTCGATAAACTTTCCGACCACTTCGGCCGTGGAACTAGCCCGCAAACATTTTTGAGCCATTCCATTGGCGAGGACAATCTTTCCTTCACATGCGACGACGATCGACGTCGGAGAATGATCGATCAGAGCGCGGTACCGCTGTTCGCTGTTGCGAAGCGCTTCTTCTGCCTCCATCTTCTCGCGTTGTAGACGCCACTCTCGAACGGACCTCTTGGCTAATCGAGGTAATTCTGTGAAGCCGCTTTCCGACTTGACGACATAATCGATCGCACCGCGTTTTAAAACGTCAACGGCCGTCTGCTCATCGCCCTGGCTCGTGATGATCATTACCGGATACCGGCCCGCTTTCCCTTGCGGCTCGATCAAGTCGGTCCCCAAACCATCGGGAAGCGAAAGATCGACGATTACCAGATCAGGTACCGCTTGTTCGATGGTATCGCGTGCATCTTTGAGCGAGAAATGAGTCGTCAGTTCGAAGTCTTCGATTTCTGAACGAAAACCACGCATGATAAGTCGCGCATGCGCGGGATCGTCTTCAACAATCAACAAACGCAACTTACCTACCATAGTTATTCCGCAGAAAATTCGGGGATGAGCACTGCCTGGTGGCTTCGTCGCAGGCAATGGAAGTTGAACTTTCCCTTCAAGTTGAAGGTGTATGATTCAACTCGGTCCAATAGGCCCCGACAGACCGCATTACCTTGACAAATTGCAAGTATTCAATTGGTTTTACCAAATAGCTGTTTGCAAACCTATCGGTCGCTCCGCGAACATCCGAGTCGGCATCCGAAGTTGTGAGAATGACGACCGGAATTTGTCGAAGCACCGAGTCTTGTTTAATTCGTCCCAGCACTGTCAGGCCATCAAACTTAGGAATTCGCAGATCAAGCAATACCAAGTGTGGCAGCTTGTTCATGTGCTCGAATCTACCGGTCTGAAAAAGATATGCGAGGGCAGCCTCGCCATCGCTAACGTGATCGATATCCAGCGATTCACCAAACTCGCTGAGTGTCCTCATCATCAGTTTCGCATGGGCCGGATTGTCTTCGACCAAGAGAACGCGACTGATATTGCTGACCATCCTATGCCCTCGTTAAAAATTCGCGATCAATATCCCTAGCAAGCTTCGATCACGATTGCTCAGGTGTTTCTTTGAGTGACTTGACGTATTGATCACTATCTTGAGGACTCCTGCTGCGGCGTTCAATCAGTATTGTCCCGAATGCCAGCAAAATCAACGAGATGAAGATCCAAGCCAAGTCACATAAGGCCGTTAGCGCCGTAGGAACCGCCAGAAATGGCGTGCAGGCCGCGCCAATCACACTACCAAGAATTAAACCAACGATTGCCCCAGGCCAAAAAGACTCGCGGATCCATCCTATGATGAATCCTACTACGGCACCGGTCACTACCATGGCCACGCTCCAAGAGACCCATTGCTCTGTTGCTACCGCCGAGCCGTAGACGTCATGCGTTTGAAATGATTGCACGATTGGCATGGCGATGCGTGCCAGAATCGCCGAGAACGCAACCAGCAGCATCAGAAAGATCAGTGGGAAGGATTGACCTTTTAACATGAATATTTCCGTCTAGTACTCACTGACTCTCAATTGGCCGTCAGAGCGATGTCCCATCTGATGGAACGGGACCGATCCAATCGTTTCCGAGATGAAGCGTACGCTACCATCGCCTAGAGCCGTGTTGACACCTCCGGGATGGTAACTTCCTATGCCGCCCACATATAGTGTTGGGTCGTTCGGAATCACGCCAAGCACTTTCGCTTGCAATAGCGGCACATTCTTCCCCTTGAAGTCCATAAAATCGGCTTCGGTCAGGTTCTTGGCCTCTTCGCCTTGCTCGCCTTCTTCCTTTTCCGCTTCTTCGTCACTGACATCGTTACCTGGAATCATCGCGCTAATATTATCAAACGCTTCCCCTGGCTGCATCTCAAGCGTGTTTAACCATTCTGGGTCGGTATAGACATTGGGCAACGCCATCGCGGGGCCACTTTTTGGAGATGCCCCTGTGTTACGAAGAGTTGCTCTCGTACCGCTTAACCAACCAAGATTACTGGTGGGTATTATATTGGCTTCCCCGAGAAATAGCGTGAAGGCCACACCGTCGCTGAAATCCGCAGTCGAGAGAGATTTGTTCAATATAAACGCCCCCGTATTCGATTCACTGATCGGCAATTCACAATGGTTGTGAATCCCCACATAGTGAGAAGCACCGACTCGATTATTCACTCGATTGACGGGACTTGAAGGACACTCCAGCATCTCCAGACTTAAAGCCCTGGGACCATTTTGCACCTTATCGTAGACTCCTTTTTTGAAGTCGATATGGTTGTAGGTGGTTGCGTCTCCTAGGTAGGGGAGGGTGGCCGAAATCCAATTGTGATGATACCCCTTAGGAATATTCCGAATGGGGCTCGTATCGTTGATTGAACCTGCAGGGAAATGCTGATTCGCGGACTCGTAGTTGTGCAGAGCCAGTACCAACTGGGCGAGATGGTTCATGCACTGCATCCGGCGGGCCGCTTCGCGAGCCTGTTGCACGGCGGGAAGCAGCAAGGCAATCAATACGCCAATAATGGCAATGACTACCAGTAATTCGACCAACGTAAATCCGCGGAAAGTTCTCGCGTTCATTAGTTTATCTCCGACGCTGGGAGTGAAATGGTCCATGTTCTTTGGTCACGAAGCATCGCTACGGAGTCATCACCAAGCTCGACGATGATCTCTAATTTGCGAAGTTTCGGGTCGCCATCTGGCTCGACCTTGATGATTGCCTTGGCTGCCTGCCTGAGGCCACTGTCCGCCTTAACAAGCTGCCACGATTCTCCGTCGTATTCTGGCTGAGCTGCTAAGCGCGACTTCGCTAACTCAATTGCGGCCTCGAATAACAAGTCCATTTGCGGCCGACTCAAATCCGTAGCCGAATGCCGCGAATGCGACGCAACCCGCATTAACGAAGCGGTGGCGATCAGCACAGCCGCCACCATGGCTACCAGAACAAACACACTGACAAAGCCGCTTGGCTTGCATGATCTCGGTTTCATGGCCGCCTCCCGATGGTTTGTTCAATGACGTACTCTTCCGAAGATGGTAACCCTTGGTTTGCTTCAATCAGCACACGCACTTGCTCTGCATCGTTCTGAGAAATGGTGACGCGGCACCTGGGCAATCGATAACCTTCCAATTGGACTTTATTCGATTCCTGGAACGTTAGCGTGCGTTCGAAGAGCCCACCCTTATTTTTGTACGAGACCGACGAGTCAAGCTTCTCAATGGTTAGCGTTTGATTATCAGGCAACGCGACTTCCGTCGCATCTCGTAAGTCCTGACGAAGTTGTGATTCCAACCGCGTGACTCCACTTTGCAATTCAAGCCAGTCCTGTGCCTGACGGGAATTGAGCTGACTCTGATGCAACAGCTTGATAGCAAGCGTGGCGATCACTCCACCGATCACCATGATCACTAACGTTTCGATCAAGCTGGTTCCTTTGTTACGTCGCGATCTCATGGCTGCTCCTCCGCGACTTCCCGTGGTGTCTGCTCGAATCGCCAAGCGACCAACGAGTATTCCGGCAAATGCGGAGACTTTGGCTTCCACGTCAGGACAATCCGTTGTCCGTCGGCTGGCTCGGAAACTGCATTCAGCTCGACTTGAATCGTATCTGGAGGCAATTCTTGCTGCTGCTCTAGCTGTTGAGTCCAACTTTCGATTGTCTCTTTGGCAATTTCTGTCTCATCGGCCGCGACGACGCGTTGGGCAAGATTGCTCAATGTTTGCTCTGCCACTAATTTCTGCTTGGAAAGCCCAATCCGAGCCGACTGGACAACCTGGATGGAGAGCACCACTGACAACATAGCCCCCAAGATTGAAAGCGCGACAACGCATTCGATCACAGATAATCCAAGCTGACTGACGTTTCGGGACATGATTAGTTGACCGGCGAATAAAGGGACAAGTTAGTCACCAAGTTGATAATTGGCAGGAAGATCCCAATGGCAGCAAACAGTACCGGCAGCGCGGCCAGCATGACAAGAATTGGCAAGGCGATCTTCATGGCCGGAGCCATCCGTTGCAAATGACGACGACGCTTGCCAATCGATATCTCTTTGAGCGCCCAAGACAGGTTGCCTGCGTCCTGTGCCGAGCTGGCCAAAGCCGCTTCACCGCGATTCAGAATCCCCTCGGTGCGGAGCGATTCAATCCAGTCTGCGCCGGCTTTTTGTTGTCTACCGACCTGCCGAGCGGCTCGCCGAATTCTTCCGGCCGGAAACTTGGCTTGAACAACTTCCAACGCACTTTGTACCGGCAGATTGGCAGCAACCACCACCGAGAGAACGTTCAAAAATCGACACTCGTTCAGTGGCCCATGAACCCAACGAAGCCCCCAAGGCAGTTCACTGAAGACTCCACATTGCACCATTATCATCAACACAAACAGCAATAAGGCGATGGGAATGATGAAATACAAACACCACAAAATGATATCCGTCGACCATTGACTCCAAACCCACAACGCTGGGAAGCCACTCGCACTCAAATCAAATTCATCCATGATCATCGCTATGACAGGCTTGATTTTAATTTCGGTGAACGTCAGCAACGCCAATTGAAATAATCCGACCATAACAACCGTAATCAGGCCACCCAAGAACAGGTCGAGATTGCCATAGTTGGTCGTGTCGTCACGAATAAATTGCTTGGAATGCTTGTTGATTACGTCGACGTTGCCCATCGTCCGGCCCAGCTCGAGCATCATGACCGTTTCCGCCGGCAAAAACACACGCGCGACGCGCGACGCATCGACGAGGCTCATGCCTGCCCCCAGCGCCTTGGCGAATCGATCTGCTTTTCGCTCCTGAAGACCCGTTGCCTCTTGCCGGTACGCGACTGCACTGGCAACCGGCGAGATACCTTTCTCCATCCCCGCGATCACGATCGAAACCAGGCTACGGTTCTCCATCACACGGTAACGCTGCATACCAATGCCAAAGAGAACAAAACAGACGACCGGGATTAAGAGGGCGGCGACAAACCCCGAAATACCTGTCCACCAACCCACGCCACCAATACAAATGATCATCCAGGCCGTGAGACGAAGCGAACGACGCAGCAAGGATGATTCTTCATGAGTCGTGCTGTCCCACTGATTCGACAGAACGAGCAGAACAACGCCCAAGAGGACGGCCATCCAGAGATTCTGTAAGTGGTAAAGAAGATCCATGATCTCAGGTCAACGCTTGAATCAAGTCAATTAAAGGTGAAACTAAAACGACAAGACGAATAGCCGCCCAAAACAGGGCCGCCAACACTAGAATAGTGATCACTGGCGGCCCAATCTTGCGAATTAATTCTCGCCGAAGAGCCAAACGTTCCTTTAAAAGCCGTTCGGCGCTCTCTAATGCTTCTGAAAGAGAATTGTTCGATTCCCCCCAACGCACCAAGGGGAGAATCGATGAAGGTATGTCCGGCGAAACCTGCCAGACTTCCCCTAAGTGCTTACCCTGCTCCATTTTCTCGGCCCAAATCGGCACCAATTCCGCGTAGCGGCGACTGGAAACCGCGTCCTCTAGAAGACGTAAAGCGGTAGGGGTCGGAATATTCTGAGCGACTAAGAGCCGAAGCTTGATGATCAAATCGAGCGATTCATACCACCAGAAGATTTTTCCGACCAGCGGTACACTTCGTCTCAACAAGGCGGTCTGTGCAGGTGTCAGGAATGCAGGAATTAAGAGCAACCCCACGATCCCTAACAGAAAAAAACTGACCCACGAAATGGTGGGAGCCCGAAAGATTTCCGGATCAAACGACAAATCAAGATCAAAGTCTTCATAGATGGAAAGAAACTGCGTCTGAATCATCGGCATGATGAACACGTTCAAAAAGTCGACGACCAGCAGCGTCACCGTGGCCAAAAGCAGAGGATACGAAAGTGCGGCCCACAAATCACGCCAATACTCGTTCCGCCAATTTTCTTCTTCCAGCAACTCGTAAAGCGTCTCTCCGAGTCGATGCGATTGAATGCCGGCAACCAAAATACTTTGGTGATACTTGGGGAGTCGCACGAAACTGAGATCGTGATCGACCAACGGGTTCCCTCCGGCGCGAACCTCTTTAGCTAACTGCCGGAAGGCTTGTTTGAGTTTCCGCTGCGAGACCTCCTCAGCAAATGCTTCCAGGCCTTCATCCAATGGCATTCCGGTATTGGACAACTCGCCGATGCAGCGTAGAAGCTCGGCCGACTCGGCCTGATTAAGTGAAATGAGAGAAGGATTGACTTCGTGCTCTATCTTCAAATCATCAGCGGTCTCCGCACTGCTTACCAGCGGGCGATTCAACTCGGAATCATGATTCGAAGAACCGATAGGTGGCTGCATGAACGAAACGCGGGAACAACTTGGCTAAATAGGAAGGACCAGCACGTGACGCAGAATTCCAATCCAGGGAACAAAAAGCATCAACGCATAAAGGACAACGACAAAGCCGCCGATCACCAGTGTGGCATAAATAGGAAGCTGATTCTGAATCCATAGCCCCTGTCGCCGGGCTTGGGAATAGTATCGCTCGCCGGTAAGTGTCAGGCTATCCGCCAGAGCATCAGGCTCTAAATGCGACGCCAAGAGCCATCGGCTCAAAGGATTCAACTCGGCAGGAGACGTTTTCAAGTCTCCCATTTCTATGCGGTTGGCCCATAAACGACCGCTCACTGTCATACGACGATTGCAGGTCGCTTCGGTCGCCAATCTGACTGCTTCAGGAAGAGGACATCGATGGCGAATCAACAACCCCATCAAATCGAAGACCATCGCCCATTGACAATTCCGAGCTACTTTCTTCGCCCCCGGCAACAGCCAGGTTACAAAGCCATCTCCCAAAAACAGAAATGAGGGCCAGACTTGCAACAGTGCGATACAGAACAGCAGCAAGCCGCCAAAGGGGATCAACGCGATGAAAAGTGGCTTCAATGCGGAGAAAAAATCGATCGAGCGAATGATGAAGGACGTTTCCGGAAGGAACGAATTGATGCAGATTTCACGCATCATCCGCAGTTGTTCCATCCCCACAGTCGCTCCGAAGATGCCTGCAAGGATCAACAATATGGCCGGATAGACTGAAGCTGTGAGGTAAGAGATCCGCATCTTTTGGACGCGCCGGGCGGTTGCCGCGATATCCTCCAACGCAGATGTCAACCTACCGCTGCGAATTCCGGCCGTCACCACGGCACGATACATGGGCGGAAACCCAGTCCCCAGTTCTTCGATCGCGTCCTCCAGCGACTGCCCTGCAGAAAGACGCTCGGAGAGATCCTCGCCCAAACGGCGAAGACGTCCCGTAAGATCCTTACTCATTCTCCCCAAATGAGGATCGAGTGGTAATTCGACACGTGATAACGAAATAATCTCGGCATTGAGGGCGAGAATATCTTCTAAACGGTATGATGGACGTGTCGAAGCCACACACAGTCTTTCCAGGGACAAATAGAGAATAGCACCGCAGCTTTATTCTAACCACGTTTCCCCCTCGACGGAAGAAAACTGACATCTTGTCCATTTTCAATTTTCTCCTAACAGTGCTTTTGTTAGGCATTTGCATCGGCTGCAGTCGCCCCCGGCAAGCACCACCTAAGCCGGAACCAGACGCAATTAAATCCAAATCGATTGATCCTCAACGGGTTCTCAAATCGGCCGATTCAGATCCTCAACCTTTGCCGCCAACGGTCTACCAGGACTCCGACGGATCTGTCGATCTGTCCCCGCTTACAGCCAAGTTGATTGGGGAAGGCATCGATCTCAATGAATGGGACCAAATCGTCGGCTTCAAAAATCGAGACCAACGGGTCCTCTGGCAAATCCACATTTCCACGCCAGGTACCTATCAAATTGAAGTCGATGCCATTTGCACAAGTCCCACGCAAGAGGCCAGAATGCGTGTTTATATAGGAGATACACGCTTTTTAGAGGACCTGATTCAACTGAGCGATAACGATCAAACGCTCACGACAACGCGTCTCGGAGAGATAACACTGGATGCGCCTAAGGAATATCGCATCGAGATTGAGATGGTTGGACTTCCCTTGATCGGAAAGTTCTCTATCAGCGAAGTTCGCCTCGTTCCGCTCGAAGAAAACCCCTCGTCGCTTCCAAAATTTCAAACGGAAGATGGCTTCAACGAAGGTAACTAGCTGAACAGAGTGGATCGCTATTTTTGTTTCCGCTGCTGCTGCAGAATTGAAACGATAAAAAACATGATTCGCCTCTCGCAAAAAAAGTTCTGTGCCTACGTTATTGTAGGCTGAACGCATCCACGTTCTCTGTGGTTTGCCGAATATCGACGAAAGTAGGTCTCTAGTTAATCCATCGGCTAATTCAGATGTGGTTGATTGGATAAAACAGGAAGAATTCTGCTCTCGACCATCTCACAATGCGTCGTCCAATCAGACGGGACCGATGGGACCCGTAGTTTCACTAGGCACGGCTATGGGCTTGTCGGGATTGCGTCACTCATTTGAATAGCGCAAAATTTCTCAACCTTCATTGCACTTTTCTCATTGCGTTGAGCCCCCTAAAGGTTAACCTCAACCGTTTCCTCACTCCTCGTGCCCCCGCAACTATTCACAGGCAGCCCCATGCT
This is a stretch of genomic DNA from Bremerella alba. It encodes these proteins:
- a CDS encoding type II secretion system F family protein — translated: MAVLLGVVLLVLSNQWDSTTHEESSLLRRSLRLTAWMIICIGGVGWWTGISGFVAALLIPVVCFVLFGIGMQRYRVMENRSLVSIVIAGMEKGISPVASAVAYRQEATGLQERKADRFAKALGAGMSLVDASRVARVFLPAETVMMLELGRTMGNVDVINKHSKQFIRDDTTNYGNLDLFLGGLITVVMVGLFQLALLTFTEIKIKPVIAMIMDEFDLSASGFPALWVWSQWSTDIILWCLYFIIPIALLLFVLMIMVQCGVFSELPWGLRWVHGPLNECRFLNVLSVVVAANLPVQSALEVVQAKFPAGRIRRAARQVGRQQKAGADWIESLRTEGILNRGEAALASSAQDAGNLSWALKEISIGKRRRHLQRMAPAMKIALPILVMLAALPVLFAAIGIFLPIINLVTNLSLYSPVN
- a CDS encoding type II secretion system F family protein, translated to MQPPIGSSNHDSELNRPLVSSAETADDLKIEHEVNPSLISLNQAESAELLRCIGELSNTGMPLDEGLEAFAEEVSQRKLKQAFRQLAKEVRAGGNPLVDHDLSFVRLPKYHQSILVAGIQSHRLGETLYELLEEENWRNEYWRDLWAALSYPLLLATVTLLVVDFLNVFIMPMIQTQFLSIYEDFDLDLSFDPEIFRAPTISWVSFFLLGIVGLLLIPAFLTPAQTALLRRSVPLVGKIFWWYESLDLIIKLRLLVAQNIPTPTALRLLEDAVSSRRYAELVPIWAEKMEQGKHLGEVWQVSPDIPSSILPLVRWGESNNSLSEALESAERLLKERLALRRELIRKIGPPVITILVLAALFWAAIRLVVLVSPLIDLIQALT
- a CDS encoding type II secretion system F family protein; protein product: MASTRPSYRLEDILALNAEIISLSRVELPLDPHLGRMSKDLTGRLRRLGEDLSERLSAGQSLEDAIEELGTGFPPMYRAVVTAGIRSGRLTSALEDIAATARRVQKMRISYLTASVYPAILLILAGIFGATVGMEQLRMMREICINSFLPETSFIIRSIDFFSALKPLFIALIPFGGLLLFCIALLQVWPSFLFLGDGFVTWLLPGAKKVARNCQWAMVFDLMGLLIRHRCPLPEAVRLATEATCNRRMTVSGRLWANRIEMGDLKTSPAELNPLSRWLLASHLEPDALADSLTLTGERYYSQARRQGLWIQNQLPIYATLVIGGFVVVLYALMLFVPWIGILRHVLVLPI